The Fervidicoccaceae archaeon genome contains the following window.
CCTCGGGGGATTTCGAGCCCGGGCAGCTCGCCAATTAACTTTTGGAGGGCGAAGTTTTCTCGACGCAGATCCTTTCTGAGGATCCCCTCGGATCTCCCGAAAAAGAGGCGCTCTAAGCTAAAAAGAGGTCTTAGCGAGAGCGCGAGCTCAGAGGCCCCCCCTCTTGCGGTTGTTCGACGCGATCACAGAGATCCTCCCCAATCCATTCGAGGAGGGCTCGGTCGTCGAGGCCGTCCGAGGCACTCTCGAGCTGGTTCGCGGGTCTAGGCTGAGGAGGGGGAAAGTTAAGGAGGTCTACTCGCGCAACGGGGAGCTCCTCATATTCTTCACCGATAGAGTCTCGGCGTTCGATGTGGTCTTAGAAGATCTCGTGCCTCTGAAGGGGGCGTTCCTCGCCAAGCTCTCGGCTCTCTGGTTCGAGAAGTCTGCGAGCGTTTTCCCGAACCATTTCATCGAGCTCGTCGACGATAGAACTCTGTTGGTCAGCAGAGCTCAGAGAGTAGACATCGAGTGGATAGTCAGAGGCTACATCTACGGTTCTATGTGGAGAGCCTACGAGAAAGGGGAGAGGATTTTCTCCGGCGTGGAGCTGCCGTCGGGGCTGAGGCTCGCCGAGAAGCTGCCGGAGCCCGTGCTGACTCCCACTACGAAGAGTGACGTGGGTCACGACGTCGAGATAACGAAGGAGCAGGCTATATCGCTCGGCCTCGTGAAGCGCGACGAGTGGGCCGAGCTCGAGGAGGCCAGCCTCAGGCTGTACGAGTTCTACTCTAAAGAGGCCGAGAAGAGAGGCATCATAGTGGCGGACGTGAAACTGGAGTTCGGCAGGACGCGCGAGGGCATCATCCAAATAGACGAGCCGCCCACTCACGACTCGGCCAGGCTCTGGTCTGCCAAGCACTACGAGCCTGGCAGAAGGCAGGAGTCGTTTTGCCTCGACAAGGAGTTCTTAAGGGCATACCTGCAGAGGCGGGGCTATCGAGGAGAGGGCTCTCCGCCTCGCCTACCCGGAGAGATCGTCAGGCAGGTGGCTTTGCGAGCCCGAGGGGCCTATGAGGTGCTCGCGGGGAAGTCATCGATAGAGAGCCTGGGGCTGAGATCCCTGGAGGAGCTAGAGCTATGAGGAAGCCAACCGAGAGCTGCGGCGTGGCTGGAGCAGCGAGCTCGATCGGGGAAGATGTTCTGCCTTACGTGTATAGGATGCTCATCGTATTGAATCATCGCGGGCAGCAGTCCTACGGGATTTTGGCCTACGACGGCGGAGTCTTCAGAGGCCTGAAGAGAGCCGGCCTCGTATCCGAGACGGATCTGGAAGAGTTAGTCGGCACGCGCGGCCTCTCGGGGAGCCTCGCGCTCGGTCACGTCAGGTATGCCACCTCCGGCGGAGACTCGCCCGACGAACTCCTCCTCGGAGCCCAGCCCGTCTTGGTGGAGAGAAACGGACTGAGGCTAGCCTTAGCCTACAACGGCAATCTCGTAAACGCGCGAGAGCTCGCCGAGAAGCAGAGGTCGAGAGGCTCCGAGACCGGGCTCTTCGCGGATGCCGACGTCTTAGCTAGAGAGATCCTCGATGGGATAATCGAGACAGGCGACGTGGTCGAGGCTCTCGCGCTACTAGCTGAGAGAGTGGACGGGGCCTACTCTGTCGTGTGCGCGCTGAGCGATGGCTCGCTGCTAGCCTTCAGGGACCCTCGCGGCTTGAAGCCGCTCGCGGTGGGCTCCATCGATGAGAGGAGAATGTTCCTCGCGTCTTCGGAGAGCGCCGCTTTGGAGGATCTCGAGGTCTCCTCGTGGACCCACGTGGGCCCGGGCGAGCTAGTCTCATTCGATGGCGAGGAGACGAGTAGGCTCAGGTTCGCCCCCGGAGAGGAGAGGCTCTGCGCTTTCGAGTTCGCGTACTTCGCGCGCCCCGACTCGAGACTCCTGCCGGGGTGCCGCTACGTTTACGAAATCAGGAGAGAGCTCGGGGCAATTCTGGCCGAGAGATTTCGAGAGGTAATGAACAGGATAGATATAATCGCGCCCGTCCCCGAGACGGCCGTCGACGCGGCTCTAGGGCTGGCCTCGGCCTCGGGCAAGCCCATCGAGCCGGTCATCGTGAGGCACAGGTACGTGAAGCAGAGGGCCTTCATACTCGATGAGGCGACCAGGAGGAGGATCCTAGAGATGAAGTACAACGTGCTCAGAGACAAGGTCGCCGGGGCCAGAATAGCGCTAATCGACGATAGCATAGTTCGCGGCGAGACCACGCGCTTGCTCGTGGAGCGCCTCAAGAGGGCTGGGGCTAGGGAGGTGCACGTCTTCAGCACCTTCCCGAAGATCTCGCATCCCTGCTTCTACGGTATCGATATGGCTACATACGAGGAGCTGGCGGGCTTCGAGAGGGGACCCGAGGAAGTGGCCAGGCTGATCGGAGCCGATTCCGTTTGCTACCAAGAGCCTGAGGACTACGTCAGGGCCGTGGGCTCGAACTCCCTCTGTATGGCGTGCGTCACGGGCATTTACCCGACTCCTCGCGCTCAGAGGCTCGCCGACGAGGCCCGCGAAGAGGCCTCGAGGAGGATCGAGCTAACGAGCTCCAGAACTAGGAGGGTAAGGATTTTGGAGAGCCACGGAGCGTGAGACTTCGTGCCCGGGATAATCGCCTTGTATCCCTTCGGCTTGGGTCGCGAGAACTGGAAGATCGCGAGATTCGTCTATTATGGCCTCATGGCTCTGCAGCATCGCGGGCAGGAGACCGCGAGCCTAGCTGTTCTAGGAAGAGGCGGAATGAGGGTGCTCGAGGCGACGGGCCCAGCCGAGGAGGCCTTCGAGCTCGATGACCTGGGCGGCCTAGATGGTTTCATTGCTCTCGGTAGAGTCTCGCCGCTCCCCCGAGACTCGCTGGCCTCGTCGAGCTCGCCTATCGAGCTCGTCGTGGCCGGAGACGGCTGTCCCGAGCTCGACGGCGAGAGAGACTGGAGAGCGTTCGCCGAGGTGCTGAGCGATGAGATGAGCAGAGTAGGGGACCCTCTCAGGGCCTCCGTCAACGTGATAGAGAGAGCGAGAGGGGGGTACTCCTTCGTGGCCATAACGGCGGAACAGATCATGTTGGCCGGCAGAGACCCGAGGGGGATCAAGCCCCTCGAGGTCGGCTCGCTCGGCTTCGATATAGGAGCCGTCGCGTCGGAGAGCTGCGCGCTGGACGTGCTCGGCATGGAACACGCAGGCTCCGTGAAACCGGGCGAGGTGCTTAAACTCGACCCATACAGCATAGAGAGAGCGCGCGCGAGGCCTAGGGGGAGTGATCCGCCCTCTCTATGCAGCTTCGAGCTAGTTTACCTGGCTAGACACGACTCAGTGGTAGACGGCATCGACGTATACGCGGTGAGGGAGAAGATAGGCGCAAGGCTAGCGCGCGAGGCGCCGGCCGAGGCCGACGTCGTCATCGGCGTTCCCGAGACGGCGACGCCATTCGCGCTGGGCTACGCGAAGGCGTCGGGCACGCCGGCCAGCCTGGGCTTCGTGACGACAGGCAGGAGGCTGAGGACCGCCCTCAAGCCGTCTGCTCTCGAGAGGCTGATAGGGGTTCAACTCAAGCTGAACCCCATAAGATGCGCCGTGGAGGGACGAGACGTGGTGCTCATAGACGATAGCGTGGTCCGAGGCACTACGCTGAGGAATACGGTCTGGAACCTCAAGCGCAGAGGAGCCAGGAGAGTGCACGTGAGGATAGGCAGCCCGCCTCTCAGGAGCCCGTGCCCATACGACCCCGGATCGACCGAACCAGACGAGCTCATAGCGAGGTCGCTCTCGCCGAGCGAAATAGCGGAGGTCGTGGGTGCGGACAGCTTAGCATTCATATCCGAGGAGGGGCTGGCCGAGTCTGCGGGCCTCCCAACGCATCGCCTCTGTATGCTTTGTTGGCGCGCAGGTGAAGCGCGTTGAAGGTCATGGGAGTGGGATCGGGAGCCAGGGAGCACGCGATAGCGGAAGCCCTGGCGAGAAGCGCGAGGGAGCCCAAGATATTCTGGGCAGGGGACCTTAGGAACCCCGGCATATTCAGGCTCGTCGAGAGGACCGGGGGTCGCTACGCGCTCGTCAACACGAACGACGCGAGAAGAGTAGCTGATCTCGCGGCCGAGTGGAGCGTCGATCTCGTAGTTGTGGGCCCAGAGGAGCCGAACTTCCACGGCATCCCGGACGAAGTCGAGAAATTGGGGATTCCCTGCGTTGGAGCAAAGAGGAGACTCGCTGTTCTCGAGATGTCGAAGGCGGAGATGCGGAGGATTCAGTGGAGGCACGGCATACCGGGCAGGCTTCTCTTCAAAGTCTACAAGAGCTACGAGGAGGCCCTGGCCGATCTCTCGAGGAGAGCGGACGACCCGACGTGGCTTCAGAACGTCGCTCTGAAGCCGGCGAGGCAGGCCGGGGGCAGAGGGGTGAAGGTGATCGAGGACTCTCAGGTCTACTTGAGAGAAGAGAAGAGAGACTTCAAGAGGAGACATGTCGAGTGGCTAGAGAAGTACGTGGAGCTCTACGGGGACATCGAGGAGAAAATACTAGTCGAGGAGAAGGTCTGGGGGCCCGAGTACACGCTCCAGTGCGCGACGGACGGCAGGACCGTTCTCGGGATGCCGCTCGTCCAAGACAATAAACACGCTCACGACTTCGACATCGGGCCCGAGACTGGAGGTATGGGCTCCTACACGGGCCGAGGTATGCTGCTCCCCTTCATAACGATTGAGGAGTACGAGAGAAGCCTCGAGATCGTTAGGAGAATGGTCGAGGCGATCCAGAGGGAGACAGGCGAGCTCTACAAGGGCTTCGTGGCAGGTCAGATGATGTTGACGGAGATCGAGGGGCCGACGTTAATAGAGATGTACTCGAGGCTGGGAGACCCCGAGGCCCTCAACGTGCTCGTCACTATGGAGACAGATTTTCTCGACCTCCTCGAGGCGATAGTGGACGGGAGGCTAGCTTCCCTAAAGCTCGAGTTCTCCGAGGAGGCCACGGTGGTCAAAGCTGTGGCGCCGAAGGGCTATCCCGACTTCAAGGAGATAGCGCGAGGCCACCCGATAGCAGTCAATGAAGAGGAGCTCAGAAGCAGAGGCTGTCGCGTGTACTGGGGCTCGGTTCACCTGTTCGACGATGGCTCGATGATGACCGGAGGCTCCAGGGCCGTAGAGCTTCTGGCCTCCGCTGCTACGCCGCAGGAGGCCTCCAGACTCCTCGACGAGTGCCTCGAAACGGGTGCGGTGAAGCTTCTCGACGGATGGGGCCTCTTCTATAGGAGAGACATAGGCTCTGAGGAGATGGTCGCGAGGAGAACGAGGTTGGCCGAGAGAGCGAGGGCTCTCTACAAGTACAGAGAAAAACGAGGGCTCTTGGGCAGGAGAGTGGATTGGATCCCCAAGGTAGGCAAAGTCGACCCGTCGATCGAGATGATGAAGGAGGCCCTCGCGGAGCGGGGGTGAGAAGATCGTGGACCCCTTGGAGAAGAGGCTCAGACTGCTCGAGGAGGCCGAGGCGTTCGGCCGAGAGCTCGAGGAGAGACTAGAGCCGCTCGAGGAACTGAGACCGACCGACCCGTTCGTTTTCATTTCTCTGGGCGGAGGAGAGCTGGGAGACCTCATGGTGACGGCGGCGAGGACCATCCTCGGAGGCGCCAGGGGAGGCGTACTCACCGTCACCATGGACAGGTACGAAGGCTTCCCCGCTCAGGACTCCTCGGACTACAGCGAGGTCCTAGACCTACTCAACGGGGCCGAGCTGAGGAGAGCCATAAAGAAGTACGTGCCGAGGCCTCGCGAAAGAAAGCACGCGATATGCCTCGAGATAGAGAGGATCGATACCGCTACCGTGGCCAGAATGGGGATAGAGGAGGGTTACAACATCGTCTCTACCCCCTACGCTCCTCTCGTTGGCATGGACCGAGTGGCCACGAAGCTCTTAATGGAGAAATTGAAGATACCAATGGTCGAGTGGAGATACGCGAGTAACGAAGAGGAGCTGAGAAGAGCCGCGAAGGAACTAGGTCTCCCGGTCATCGTGAAGCCTGTTATGACTTCCAGCGGACACGGGACCACGATAGTCAAGACGAGCGCGGACCTGGAGAGAGCCTACGAGTACGCCCTGAGACACGCGAGAGGGCGAGGAGACGAGGTGGTGGTGGAAGAGTACCTCGAAGAGCTCAAAACCGAGGGGCTCGAGGTAACCCAGCTCGTGCTGAGGCACTTCGACGAGAAGGGGAGCGTGGTTAGCAGCGAGCTGCCGCCCGTAGAGCATCAGAGGCCAGGCGCCACGTATCACGAGAGCTGGCTCCCCCCCACTCTACAGAGCTCCGTTCGCGAGAGCTGCAGGCAGTTCGCTAAGAAGATAGCAGACTTCTTCGGGGGCCTCGGAATATATGCCGTGGAGCAGTTCGCGATAAGAGGTCGGGTATACAACAGCGAGTTCGCCAATAGACCTCACGACACGGGGATGGTGACGAAGTGGGCAATGTCGAGAGACGAAGGCGCGCTTCACCTGTTGGCGTCGATGGGCCTCCCGATAGGAAGCGCGGACCTCTCGCTCTCTCTGCCCCGAGGCTTCGCCGTAGCTCACGTGGTGCTGGCCCCTCAAGCAGTTAGAGAAGGGGCTCGCGTGCTCTCGTGGAGACCCTCAGCCGTTAAGGCCTTCGCGATGAGCCGGGGATACTCGGCCGACCTATGGTACTTCGGTAAGCCCACCGCCTACCCGGGCAGGAGGATGGGACTCGCGGTGGCCTTCCACGAGGATCTCGCCGAGGCTAGACGCATCGCTGAGGAGGTTGCGCACTTCGCCGAGAGGGCCGTCATCTACGAGGGGTAGTCTGTGCCGCGCTACAGAGCTAGAGTCGAGGTTTGGCTCAAGAGGGACCTCGTCGACGCGGAGGGCAGGACTGTGATCGAGGCGCTCAGGAGCCTTGGCTATAAGGTCTCCGACGCCAGGGTTGGAAAAGTCTACTCAATAGAGGTCGAGGCCGAGAGCGAGGAAGGGGCGTTGAAGGTCCTCGACGAGATGTGTAGGAGGCTCTTGGCGAATCCCGTCAAGGACACGTACTCGGTAGTTCTGGAGGAGCGGAGGGAGTGAGGAGCGCTCGCAGCTCCCGATTGGTCGAGACGATAAAGCTCGTCGGAGCCTCTGACGAGAGGCTCCGAGAGATAAACG
Protein-coding sequences here:
- a CDS encoding phosphoribosylaminoimidazolesuccinocarboxamide synthase, with protein sequence MRLFDAITEILPNPFEEGSVVEAVRGTLELVRGSRLRRGKVKEVYSRNGELLIFFTDRVSAFDVVLEDLVPLKGAFLAKLSALWFEKSASVFPNHFIELVDDRTLLVSRAQRVDIEWIVRGYIYGSMWRAYEKGERIFSGVELPSGLRLAEKLPEPVLTPTTKSDVGHDVEITKEQAISLGLVKRDEWAELEEASLRLYEFYSKEAEKRGIIVADVKLEFGRTREGIIQIDEPPTHDSARLWSAKHYEPGRRQESFCLDKEFLRAYLQRRGYRGEGSPPRLPGEIVRQVALRARGAYEVLAGKSSIESLGLRSLEELEL
- a CDS encoding amidophosphoribosyltransferase, encoding MRKPTESCGVAGAASSIGEDVLPYVYRMLIVLNHRGQQSYGILAYDGGVFRGLKRAGLVSETDLEELVGTRGLSGSLALGHVRYATSGGDSPDELLLGAQPVLVERNGLRLALAYNGNLVNARELAEKQRSRGSETGLFADADVLAREILDGIIETGDVVEALALLAERVDGAYSVVCALSDGSLLAFRDPRGLKPLAVGSIDERRMFLASSESAALEDLEVSSWTHVGPGELVSFDGEETSRLRFAPGEERLCAFEFAYFARPDSRLLPGCRYVYEIRRELGAILAERFREVMNRIDIIAPVPETAVDAALGLASASGKPIEPVIVRHRYVKQRAFILDEATRRRILEMKYNVLRDKVAGARIALIDDSIVRGETTRLLVERLKRAGAREVHVFSTFPKISHPCFYGIDMATYEELAGFERGPEEVARLIGADSVCYQEPEDYVRAVGSNSLCMACVTGIYPTPRAQRLADEAREEASRRIELTSSRTRRVRILESHGA
- a CDS encoding amidophosphoribosyltransferase — its product is MPGIIALYPFGLGRENWKIARFVYYGLMALQHRGQETASLAVLGRGGMRVLEATGPAEEAFELDDLGGLDGFIALGRVSPLPRDSLASSSSPIELVVAGDGCPELDGERDWRAFAEVLSDEMSRVGDPLRASVNVIERARGGYSFVAITAEQIMLAGRDPRGIKPLEVGSLGFDIGAVASESCALDVLGMEHAGSVKPGEVLKLDPYSIERARARPRGSDPPSLCSFELVYLARHDSVVDGIDVYAVREKIGARLAREAPAEADVVIGVPETATPFALGYAKASGTPASLGFVTTGRRLRTALKPSALERLIGVQLKLNPIRCAVEGRDVVLIDDSVVRGTTLRNTVWNLKRRGARRVHVRIGSPPLRSPCPYDPGSTEPDELIARSLSPSEIAEVVGADSLAFISEEGLAESAGLPTHRLCMLCWRAGEAR
- the purD gene encoding phosphoribosylamine--glycine ligase; protein product: MGVGSGAREHAIAEALARSAREPKIFWAGDLRNPGIFRLVERTGGRYALVNTNDARRVADLAAEWSVDLVVVGPEEPNFHGIPDEVEKLGIPCVGAKRRLAVLEMSKAEMRRIQWRHGIPGRLLFKVYKSYEEALADLSRRADDPTWLQNVALKPARQAGGRGVKVIEDSQVYLREEKRDFKRRHVEWLEKYVELYGDIEEKILVEEKVWGPEYTLQCATDGRTVLGMPLVQDNKHAHDFDIGPETGGMGSYTGRGMLLPFITIEEYERSLEIVRRMVEAIQRETGELYKGFVAGQMMLTEIEGPTLIEMYSRLGDPEALNVLVTMETDFLDLLEAIVDGRLASLKLEFSEEATVVKAVAPKGYPDFKEIARGHPIAVNEEELRSRGCRVYWGSVHLFDDGSMMTGGSRAVELLASAATPQEASRLLDECLETGAVKLLDGWGLFYRRDIGSEEMVARRTRLAERARALYKYREKRGLLGRRVDWIPKVGKVDPSIEMMKEALAERG
- a CDS encoding ATP-grasp domain-containing protein, with product MDPLEKRLRLLEEAEAFGRELEERLEPLEELRPTDPFVFISLGGGELGDLMVTAARTILGGARGGVLTVTMDRYEGFPAQDSSDYSEVLDLLNGAELRRAIKKYVPRPRERKHAICLEIERIDTATVARMGIEEGYNIVSTPYAPLVGMDRVATKLLMEKLKIPMVEWRYASNEEELRRAAKELGLPVIVKPVMTSSGHGTTIVKTSADLERAYEYALRHARGRGDEVVVEEYLEELKTEGLEVTQLVLRHFDEKGSVVSSELPPVEHQRPGATYHESWLPPTLQSSVRESCRQFAKKIADFFGGLGIYAVEQFAIRGRVYNSEFANRPHDTGMVTKWAMSRDEGALHLLASMGLPIGSADLSLSLPRGFAVAHVVLAPQAVREGARVLSWRPSAVKAFAMSRGYSADLWYFGKPTAYPGRRMGLAVAFHEDLAEARRIAEEVAHFAERAVIYEG
- the purS gene encoding phosphoribosylformylglycinamidine synthase subunit PurS; the encoded protein is MPRYRARVEVWLKRDLVDAEGRTVIEALRSLGYKVSDARVGKVYSIEVEAESEEGALKVLDEMCRRLLANPVKDTYSVVLEERRE